aaaaaagaaatcagatGAAGAATGGTTAGGCTGTAATATATTTGCACCACACCCATTCtgttgttactctggtgatgtCAAAGGCTATGCCGAACTATTTTCCAAAATCcttgagggaggaaaagggaaaatATGGGTCATATCAGTGTCAAGGTCACTGTTCAGTGTTAAGGTCACTGTATATGAGATCTGGCACAGCGAAAGCCAGAGAGTTTTCAAGTGCTTGTCGAAAAATATAAAGTGTGAGAGTTGAGGCAAATTACAAACGTTCCTGGAAACAGTTTAAATGATGAGTTGCTCCTCAGTGAAGAACATCTaggtcatgtctgtgtgtgtgtgtgtgtgtgtgtgtgtgtgtgtgtgtgtgtgtgtgtatcagtagtCCTAAACACaccttcatgattctctctctctctctctctctctctctctctctctctctctctctctctctctctctctctctctctctctctctctctctcaagcacgctccaACACCGAATCGTGATCCCACTCAACGGTGAATTAGGAGGAGAAAACCTCAGAgcctccgaaaaaaaaaaagaaaatataaaaagagtTGAAATAACCGGCCGTAATAGAGCCAAGAATGGAGCCGGCCGACTTCGCTCGCCAGGGGAAGGTCCAGATTACCTTCACTTTTATGTTCCTAAAACTGCATTGTGATTTAATCTCCTCTCGTAAAAGTGGCGCAAGGAATTCCCTCCGACAAATCCTACACTCCCCTCCCACCCGAATCCTTTGTGAGGTAATTGTAATTCGGTTTCGGCGTCGTGTGTAAAGCATTCAGAACAGTTTTGCCAGTAGGAGGCGCTCCGTAGTAAACACTTCGATGCATTTCCTCGCACACAAAAGAGATTCTGAGCTGTTCTGACCTGCCCTAATCTTATAATTCGAACCCCCATCTCTGGTACTGAGTTTTATGTTGCTACGTGTCGGGAAAGATTTTCTCCAGACATGTTAGCTACAAACGGAGGATAGAGATATGAAAACCGACTTGTGTATTAATcgttgtgttttgtgtttatcTTTTATGTGAAAAGGTGGAAAGGTCACACGGTAGACGAGAATTTCGTTTTTATAGTCATGTGAAAAGGTGGAAAGAATACTTAGTGAACGAGAATTTCGTTTCTCTGTTTATGTAAAAAGATGAAAGGATGGTTTTTTGCGTACATAAATTTTCTGTTGCTTTCTTTGCGACGATAGTGGCTGTGTAGTTATGTGTGTAACATGAaagtgcattttttttccccagtgaaaACTTTAATTGGAAAAATTCTTGGATAATCATCTTGCGTGTATCATGATTTAAGTTCCTTTTGTTGTCTGACTTAGAGAGAAATTTGTACAATATTTACATAAACTGTGATAAGCTCTCGTTGGTATTGATGAATATAAGAGACATGCTTGAAAAAAAGCGAAAAGTTATGTGAAGGGTCAACTTTTCACGCTGCCAAATCCATGAATTTATTGACGCGTCGATTTCACGTATAATTTTCCCTCACACGCGCAGTCGAACGTACACCTCGCAAATAAATTATCTATATAGGTGAGCAGGGTGGAGTCCTGGCACCCGCGCTGTTTCGATAGCGTTGGTAAGCGTGGATGTGAGACGCATTTCTTAACAGTGTTGATAGCTGCCCCGTATGGTAATTACAACCGAAAACAGAGGATGAATAAGATACATTATACCTGTTTTGAAAACAGTATAGTCCGTATTGTATAATTGGTTTTGTTCACATTGAGAATtatagagaaaagtgaggggcgTTGTAGGGTTTTTTTTCAGTATTCCTTCGTCCGTTGTCTCATATTGTCTAACACGAAAATGTAAGGgtagtttttttgttttgtttcaacTGGTGATTAAAAACAAGACGtgaacgaccttaatgacccccctTGGTCATTTATCAGGCATTCTTTTCTGCATATGTAATGATTCTTGTTTTCGCGTCACCATTGCACGATTCAAGTAAGGAAATTCGTTTCAGTTCATTGGAAACTTAGTGTAACaagggagtcccccccccccactgcttgTGAAAATTACGAAGTAGTTAGATACTCGTGACATTGACTGGTATAAAATCAAAGTAGACTAATTAGGGAGGTGCTGTTTATCAGAACAGGTAATTAGCATGATTAGGTCCATACAGCGTTCGATCTCAATCACTCATTAGCTCTGCTGTTACCATCCTGGACTCTCATAttcatacgtatgtatgtatgtatgcatgcatgcatgcatgtatgtatatatgtatgtatgtatatatgtatgtatgtatgcatgtatgtatgtatgtatgtatgtatgtttaccaaatggcgtccaagcttcgtctcttcgatgtatatcaactgactgttatatttctctcttgtgtctcccctgatgatgtgattattacacgaaagtgcacttgggaacttatagtgtttcattttccccgcggactcttaggaatgtatgtatgtatgtatgtgacctGTTAACACCAGCCATTATgtttctcttattattattattattattattattattattattatttattattattattattattattatcattattattatcattatggcatgTTTTCCTtggattattattcatttttcggGAATAGAATAGAATTAGACTGATTCGTAAGATGTGTGTATCTAATAGACAAGTTTTTTTGGCTTGGTTTTCAAAATCACACTAAACCAAACCCCTAAAGAAAATAACCAAAGAATGAAATAGATTTCAAAGGAATATTCTCTCTTTTGTTTACAGGTTGTCTGCAGGCAAAATACCCAGATTTACAAAGACCTTTTTATCTCTACAGCTAAATGTTCTTCTAAATGGACGGGGTGATCCAGCGATGCCTGCAGTGTACATTTTTTTATTATGAATCATTCCCAAAATCCATGCAATGTACTGTTGTCTGAAACCTTTAagagttttttttctctcaaatatTTACAAAATACCTTCCCCAAACTTTGCAAAAATTATCTCCCATactttgctgaatatttcaataTATGGAAGAGAATGTCTCTAGCAAAAGTAGTTTCTTGTACCTACCCAAACACTCTCCAAAtccttatataaaaaaaactttcaaagtaTACAAAAATACTTTCCTCAGAGCTTACACATCTCGCTCTCTTAAACCAAAGACAAAATACTCCTGAATAGAGTATAGACTACTTTCTCAAAagtttcaaaatactttttcatcCATACAAAATGTTTAATTAAAACTTATAAAACACTATCCTAAATCTTAGATAAAAATCTTGATTTTTGCCCCTGATGATGTGCTCTCAAAGGCTTCATGTTTTAAGTGTGGTTTATCTAAGGTTTTATTCAGGTTTTAAGTGTGGTTTATCTAAAGTTTTATTCAGGTTTTAAGTGTGGTTTATCTAAGGTTTTATTTAGGTTTTAAGTGTGGTTTATCTAAGGTTTTATTCAGGTTTTAAGTGTGCTTTATTTAAGGTTTTTATTCAGGTTTTAAGTGTGGTTTATCTAAGGTTTTATTCAGCTTTTAAGTATGGTTTATCTAAGGTTTTATTCAGGTTTTAAGTGTGGTTTATCTAAGGTTTTATTCAGCTTTTCAGTGAAATTTATCTAAGGTTTTATTTAGGTTTTAAGTGTGGTTTATCTAAGGTTTTATTCAGGTTTTAAGTGTGATTTATCTAAGGTTTTATTCAGGTTTTATGTGTGGTTTATGTAAGGTTTTATTCAGGTTGTATGTGGGGTTTATGTAAGGTTTTATTCAGCTTTTAAGTGTGGTTTAtctaagtgtgtttgtgtgtctgtaggtTATTTTCCTCTGTCATAATGGTATGTCCGATGACACAGGTAAGATCGTCCCGTACGTGGAGACCAGCGTGGTTCACGCCTCCGCCCTCTCGCTGGTGGTGATATCGCTGGAGCGATACCTCGTCATCTGTCAACCCCTGCAGGCCGGCTACCGCTGCACCAGAGCCAAGGTTATCACAGCCATAGTTGTCATCTGGGTAGTTGCCTTCGTCTCTGCTGGGTACgtatggtggggaggaagagagggagggaggtccaggGGTCGTGAGATGGTATGAGGGgtcatggctgtgtgtgtgtgtgtgtgtgtgtgtgtgtaacgctgcccaaggaggaggaggaggaggagaaagggaggaggaggatgaggaggatgaggaggaggaggaggaggaggaggaggagaaggaggaggaggaggtggtgacctgAAGCTATCCTGGCTGGGGAAAGGTCACAAGacctgtatatatgtttgtggtgatcgtgtgtgacctgaggagattACATGgcatcaggtcaggtcatgaccttcactgtatatatatatgtatactttgatagATATTTGATGATCTAGAATGAATAAGTATAGTATTTGCTAGGTTTGTGACGAGCTATTTATTAAGTTAAACTAATGTCAGGCATGTGCGAGATATTAGCAATGCAGACACTTCAACTGCAGAATTTaaaccatatttttttcatatgacaTTTTGTAAATATCCAGTTCCCTTTTGCTATACAATATTCCGACAAATTGTCATTTAATGTAATCCTTGAAGGCTCGGCATGTTTAATAATGTTaatgtggtggaaaaaaaaaaaggactgtttTGTCTACTAAGTAAACTTCAGTTGTAATATGGTACGCAAACACAGTGAAATGACTTCACtttctacttgtgtgtgtgtgtgtgtgtgtgtgtgtgtgtgtgtgtcacgtaggCTGAAATTTGACCTTGTCTGAAACGCCATACGGACGTGGGCTTCAGTTAATCAGTCtagcttgtttttctttttttaacacccGTGATGAAGTGTGATCAATATGTTACGTATGATTGATCAACAGTGTCGTAAATACGGCTTCATGTTAACGTTGTCCTTTGAGACAAGGTTGAGAGCAGGTTCATAGCGGGTTATGCAAaagagattatcttttttttttttgagattcagTTTCGTAATGAGAAAGTAAAAATGTGATATGGGATCATAGTGATTCGCATCCAAAAGGGCAGGTAGGCCATGTGCAGTACTTGATTCTCAGTCAATATGTCCACGAAGCTGTGTGGTCGGTTCTTATCCAGTATGTCCCAGACCAGCGTGGTCGGTTCTTATCCAGTATGTCCCGGACCATCGTGGTCGGTCCTCAACCAATATGTCCTGGACCATCGTGGTCGGTTCTTAACCAATATGTCCCGGACCAGCGTGGTCGGTTCTTAACCAATATGTCTCGAAGCTGTGTGTGGGGTCAAAGACCAACTCCTCTCCTTCCAAAGGTCGATGATTTCATGACGAAGGACACAACCACGTCTCAGTGTTGGACAAGTCGGGAAGAAGTACCCACATTTAAGACGAGGGTCGTGGATCCTTAGCTAAGGCTTTGTGAGCCCCGGAGGGTATGGGTTTTGCGAGCGTGTTACACGACTCTTGCCACTCCATCTAGGCTGCCAGCCTCTTTGTCGTTCCCATGgtgccacgccacacacacacacacacacacacacacacacacacacacacacacacacacacacacacacacacaagtccaagACGACCTCCCCTTCTTGACCTTAAATCCCTtaaaacaaagattttttttacggcctttgaggacgacgggaacgactcttgaacacgactctaccaccgatgagcacgacgggtacgactcaGGTATGATGAGCTGGTCATTATACccaagtcgcaccgtcgtgctcaagggtcgtcgtgttgtgttctagggtcgtgtcgtcgtgctccagggtcgtatcgtcgtgctcaagggtcggtcgtatcgtcgtactaaaGGGTTGTGTCGTCGTATACATTGGAATAAAAGTCTCGCTTCATCTTTTAAAACCGTGGCATTCCCACGCATCACATATCCTTTGGCGCATCCGTGAAGATATTTCAACACAGGAGAGCACAAAGCCAGATTTTTCGGGCAagattatacattttttttctttcagtaggGTTTGAAACGCTTCTGCCTCCCTCCATACAGGATCTAAAAGCACTTAGATTATCAGATTCCCTGAGTGCGTGTAAGGTTTGTGCGTTGAAACTGCTCTACGTGGATTGCATTAGTGAAATTGACTCGTGTTAACATTCTCTTGTCATTGCTCTCGTCTGGAGTGGAGTCATACCACGTCAAAGGATTTTAATGGAATAAGGTAATTCACCGAGGTGCAGTGCccgtgtgggggggaaaaaaaagaaaaacaacaacaatattctACTTGCGTTATAAGGTCATAATGTAATCAACCACATAGCACTGTCTGGGTTcctcgttctgtcgtgttcataAAGTCGATCTTCCCCCGCATTTGCTGCTCAGTTCCGTCTCATGTCTCATTCTTTTGACGAGGATTTGCGATATGATGTTCTCTCTCGGTAGTAACGCTTTGTCAATATTAAATTAACGTCCACActagaaattaaagaaaatgtaactaATTTCTCCCCCCTGATGAATTTCAGGTTTTCCTCACAGTCAAAATGAAACTCTCATGTCTCGCATTTTTTCCGATCCAACTTGTAAATAAAGATTCAGAAGGTAAACAtgagcaacatatatatatccactctcgTTCCAACCGTAAACCTGAAAGCAATAGGCTACTGAATCGCTTACCTTAAAGCAATAGGCTACTTGAATCGCTTACCTTAAAGCAATAGGCTACTGAATCGCTTACCTTAAAGCAATAGGCTACTGAATCGCTTCGAATGGCCACAAACAAGACACCAACGCACATATTACTCGAAGCTGAGGATAATCGTATTTGCTGATACTGCTAATTCATACAGTGAAGATTGGTCACCAGTTTAGCAGGAGGTTTGCATCACACAAACGATCGGTAGATTTTTCCATCTTCAGGATCATTTAGCTTTGTTGAACTTCTCTGGTTTTCCTCGAGTAATTCATTTCTTTATAATTCTCAGAATAGATATTGTATGGATTTCCTTTAATCATCATTTTCACTGTtttattatcccccccccccaactcctatTTCGGTCCTATTACCAAATTTCCATTTCCACTTAAGGGGTCAAAGAGTTTGTATAAGCCCAGCCCAATGTTTGCCCTCGTATACCTGACGTTACCAGTCTTAACTTCCACCATAATGTCACTGACTGACCGTCTGTGTTTCCAGGCCTGTGTTGCGCATTGTCCAGCACCAAAGGGTACGCTTCCATGACGGATCTTACAAGCCCAGTTGCTTTACGCCCCTGACCAGCAACTGGACCAAGTCCTTCTTCGTCATCTCGTACATCCTGTTCTTCTTCACGCCCTTGCTGCTCCTGGTGGGGGTCTACACCGTCATCGCGCGTCAGCTGCTCGTCGACACCTACGAGTTGACACACAAGAAGGAGAACCCACAGATGAGGGCGAGGCGACAGGTCGTCATCATGTTAGCCACagtcgtcctcttcttcttcctgtgtCTTATGCCTCTACGGGTCTTCTTCCTGTGGATCATGGCCGTCTCGAACGAGACGATCAACTCCCTGGGCATCGACGTCTACTACAACCTCCTCTACTTCTGCCGCGTCATGTACTACATCAACTCGTCCATCAACCCCATCCTCTACAACATGACTTCGACCAAGTTCCGCTCGGCGTTCCTTCGCGTCTTCTGGGGCAAACGAAGCCGCATCCAACGCCAGCACACGTACAGCAACACCTCCTTCAACAACCCCACCGTCAGCCATAACCTACGCCTCAACTACGGCACCAATTGTTCCATGGTCTACAAGACGCTCTACTCAAAAAGCGTCGTCAGCAACCAGTGTAGCTACATGTCTACCGCGTCTTCCTCCTCACAGGTCACACGCCAGACGAGTCTAGCCTCATCCACCAGTAGTAAATCCAGAGCCACAACCAAGGACACCTTCGTCTAGCTCACGTCACCTTCCTCctacaggagtgtggtggtgttagcgAGATATCACCTGTCTTGGTTTTAAGTTCCTGGTTGTGAACTCTgccgacctatatatatatatatatatatatatatatatatatatatatatatatatatatatatatatatatatatatattcctgatgataataattatatttattcattccttGTAATGTGACCACTGCCTTGAAACGTCTCAGTATGATGTATAATGTAATTTAACATTAGATGATTGTATTCTCCACTTTGTTAATATAAACGAATAGTTTCTAcctgagagaaaatgaaaaaaatataatgtgatttgttttttcttttttttttaggaaattcATCAGTCATTCGATGTCTTTAGGAAGTGGGCTTAAAAAAACTAATGGGACAGTTTGTTTAAAGATGGcaagacccaccacacacacatacccctctctcttcatccttctcCATCGTCgcgttttttgtttttggtaTTTTATTGCTTTGAGCTGTGAGTGTCACACGGATCAACATTACGCTGGTGAATACAAGAAGGAATCCTATTCTGTAGAGGTCAATCAGATGTATTTTGGTGTCGTAGATGTTGTATAAAGTTTGTATGACCATAATGCTTTATGACAGGTGTTTATAACCAGTACGTAAGTAAAGCCACATCTCTTGGTGTCATATAAACTAATCTTCCAGTATATAAatctctttatgtgtgtgtgtgtgttgtgtgtgtgtgtgtgtgtgtgtgtgtgtgtgtgtgtgtgtgtgtgtgtgtgtgtgtgtgtgtgttttaagaactATCAAATAAGGTGAAACTGGAGTTTCAATGAAGTGAGAGACATGATGCGACTCCAAATGAAACTGGGGGAGGGAGCCGTATCATTTTATGGGCATTATAAAGCTTTCCTTCATTGTAACTTCTGTTGGTTATTATTAACAATACTAGTAGGTTTACAACC
The DNA window shown above is from Panulirus ornatus isolate Po-2019 chromosome 25, ASM3632096v1, whole genome shotgun sequence and carries:
- the LOC139757216 gene encoding growth hormone secretagogue receptor type 1-like, giving the protein MVTTELVGYHESFAGYRAEASVMLTPGSAGLAIMDSTSENPYPKPLSSPSYPPLMTIQATNMTEILYTSSDFGGGEHQDNSTSSMPVFPEYIRVVSTVFCCLVFVVGVVGNMLVPVVILKDRDMRNSTNYFLMNLSVADLLVLLICLPPTLVELNSSPDVWVMGDTMCKIVPYVETSVVHASALSLVVISLERYLVICQPLQAGYRCTRAKVITAIVVIWVVAFVSAGPVLRIVQHQRVRFHDGSYKPSCFTPLTSNWTKSFFVISYILFFFTPLLLLVGVYTVIARQLLVDTYELTHKKENPQMRARRQVVIMLATVVLFFFLCLMPLRVFFLWIMAVSNETINSLGIDVYYNLLYFCRVMYYINSSINPILYNMTSTKFRSAFLRVFWGKRSRIQRQHTYSNTSFNNPTVSHNLRLNYGTNCSMVYKTLYSKSVVSNQCSYMSTASSSSQVTRQTSLASSTSSKSRATTKDTFV